GATCATGAAACGAAATAACGGCATCTGGATATTGCGGTACTTTAAAGCGAAGTGAAGGGAGTTTATATTGTGCTTTGGCTACGGCATCTTGAGAGCTAAGGCTACGACATGCCCCCGAATACGCAGGCCCTTCACCAGACAGTCCATGCGGAGCATGAGCGGCAGCCAGAATGTCAGCTCGACTGCAAAAACAAGGATACAGTAAATCTTGCCTCTGTAGTTTCTCCAATGCAGACTGGTAGCGTTCCAGCCGCTGGCTTTGAGTGTAGGGGCCGTAGGGACCGCCTACGTCGGGTCCTTCGTCCCAGTCCAGACCAATCCAGCGCAAATCTTCCATACTCCCTTGCGCCAACTGGCTGCGAGCTCGCGTCATATCAATATCTTCCATGCGCAAAATATAGGTTCCGCCCAGGGAACGAACGTGCAGCCAGGATAATAAGGCGGTACGAGCATTTCCTAAGTGTATCCATCCCGATGGTGTTGGGGCAAATCGCCCTCTGATGGGTTGGGCCTGTAATTCCATACGAAAGTGACCTCGATTCTGTGTTCCGTCCTTCAGCAATCCATATCAAATATATTATAAAACGATCTTGCCGTGAGTGCATCCCGATAGGTATAGAAGCTAAAGACGAAGCATACATAGCCGCGATGATCAGACGGGAAATTTAAATATCTGTATAATAGATTTAGAAGAATTATGTATGACAGACCGAGGAGAAGTTCCAGAGGGCAGCTTAACCTTTTCTATTCAATAATTACAGGTAATGAAAAATTCACAATAATAAAAGAACTAAAACTTAGATTCTACGCATCAAGCGTATCATTGGAGAGATTTCATTGACAGATAAACAACTGCCTATTATGCAAGTGATCCCCGAGCTTAAACATACACTGCAATCTCATTCGGCGGCGGTACTGATTGCACAGCCGGGAGCGGGGAAAACGACGGTAACACCGCTGGAGCTACTGCATGAGCCGTGGCTGGTAGGGCAAAAGATAATTATGCTGGAGCCGAGGCGTTTGGCAGCACGTGCAGCAGCAGCACAAATGGCAAAAACGCTGGGAGAGCCCACCGGAAAGACGGTGGGCTACCGGGTTCGCATGGATACAAAAGTAGGGCCAAACACGCGGATTGAGGTGGTTACGGAAGGCGTACTCACCCGGATGTTGCAACATGATCAGGCGTTGGAGGGAGTCGGGCTGATTATTTTTGATGAGTTTCATGAACGCAGCCTGCATGCAGACTTGGGATTGGCACTTGCTCTACAAAGCCAGGCGTTGCTGCGACCGGATTTGAAGATATTGATCATGTCTGCCACCCTGGAGGCAGAGCCTGTATGCAGACTATTAGGGGATGCGCCATTGCTGGAATGTCCAGGCACTGTATTTCCGGTAGAAACCTTTCATATGTCCAAACCTTCGTCAACTTCATTAGAGTCCTTTACGGCTGAGACGGTAGAAAAGGCACTTCATACTCATGAAGGTGATCTGCTGGTGTTTTTACCAGGGGCTAGAGAAATTCACAGAACGGAACGAGAATTGGCTTCAAAGCATTTACCAGCACATGTCAAGGTCATTCCGCTGTATGGGAGCATGAAGCTGGAGCAGCAGGATGAGGCAATACGCCCGTCGGCTTCGGGCAGTCGAAAAGTGGTATTGGCCACCTCGATTGCCGAGTCTAGCTTGACCATAGCGGGGATCACGGTGGTGATCGATAGCGGACTGTCGCGGGAGTCGGTATTTTCCGCGCGGACCGGTATGAGCCGTTTGACCACCGTTAAGGTGTCCAAGGCCTCCGCCGACCAGCGGCGCGGACGGGCGGGGCGTCTCCAGCCGGGCGTATGCTACCGGATGTGGAGCGCGCAGGAGCATGCAGCGCTCCCCGAAGCCAGCCGCCCGGAGATCGCGGCGGCGGATCTGGCCCCGCTCGCGCTGGAGCTGGCGGCCTGGGGCGTGCGCGAGCCCGCCGAGCTGGCCTGGCTGGATGCCCCGCCTGAGGCCGCGTACGGCCAGGCCACAGGTCTGCTGCACCAGCTCGGCTGTCTGGATGAAGCAGCCGATGGCACTACAGGCGTCATCACCGCGCATGGGCGCGAGGTGTCCGCCCTGAGCACGCACCCACGCCTCGGGCACATGCTGTTGCGTGCAGCAGCCCTTGGCCTGGCCCTGATTGCCAGCCGTCTGGCTGCGCTGCTGCAAGAGCGGGACCCGTTCCGCGCCCATGGCGGAACGGATTTGCGCCCGCGGCTGGATGCCCTGCGCGAGGCGACCCATGCCCGCAGCACGCACAGCCTGCTGCGGACGGCAGACGATACGGTGATTCGCCGTATCGTGCAAGAGAGCCGGCAGTTGCTAGCCTCGCTGCCGACAGTAGTCGCAGCGCAGGACGAGCCTGACGGCTCCGCGGCTTGCGGGCTGCTATTGGCCTTTGCGTATCCGGATCGGATCGCGCAGGGCCGAGGGGACGGCCGCTTTTTGCTTAGCGGCGGCCGGGGCGCGCGACTCCGACAAGTGGAGTGGATGTCGCGTTCATCCTATCTCGTCGCCGCCGAAGTGGACGACGAGGGAGCAGATGGTGCCATTCAGTTGGCGGCACCGGTTGAACTGCAAGAGCTGACCCAGCATTGCAGCGATTTGTTGCTGGAACAAGCCAGCGTATACTGGGATAGCTCCGCCTCAGCAGTGAGAGCCCGCAAGGTACTGCGACTGGGCTCACTCGTCTTAAAGGAAACGTCCTATGAGCGACCTCCGGCAGAGGAAGTTGCTGCCGCCTTGATGCAGGGTGTCCGTGAACGCGGTCTGAAGCTGTTGTCATGGAATCGGCAAACCCTCCAGTTGCAGGCTCGTTTGATTTTTATGCACTTCTCAGCGCCTGAAGACTGGCCGGACTGCACGGAATTGGCATTGCTGGATTCACTGGAATCGTGGCTGTTGCCTTTTGCTCTAGGAGCCA
The Paenibacillus peoriae DNA segment above includes these coding regions:
- the gluQRS gene encoding tRNA glutamyl-Q(34) synthetase GluQRS, yielding MELQAQPIRGRFAPTPSGWIHLGNARTALLSWLHVRSLGGTYILRMEDIDMTRARSQLAQGSMEDLRWIGLDWDEGPDVGGPYGPYTQSQRLERYQSALEKLQRQDLLYPCFCSRADILAAAHAPHGLSGEGPAYSGACRSLSSQDAVAKAQYKLPSLRFKVPQYPDAVISFHDQVAGHVAFGAAEGGDFIVKRADGMFSYQLAVVVDDADMHMTDVLRGYDLLDSTPRQLLLYQALGLQPPRFAHVPLVLGPDGRRLAKRHGGVALRAMRRQGVTPEAVIGWLAYFSGLLDSPVPVKAVDLIDDFHLDKLPKESVILTKQCLTRLSALQQ
- the hrpB gene encoding ATP-dependent helicase HrpB: MTDKQLPIMQVIPELKHTLQSHSAAVLIAQPGAGKTTVTPLELLHEPWLVGQKIIMLEPRRLAARAAAAQMAKTLGEPTGKTVGYRVRMDTKVGPNTRIEVVTEGVLTRMLQHDQALEGVGLIIFDEFHERSLHADLGLALALQSQALLRPDLKILIMSATLEAEPVCRLLGDAPLLECPGTVFPVETFHMSKPSSTSLESFTAETVEKALHTHEGDLLVFLPGAREIHRTERELASKHLPAHVKVIPLYGSMKLEQQDEAIRPSASGSRKVVLATSIAESSLTIAGITVVIDSGLSRESVFSARTGMSRLTTVKVSKASADQRRGRAGRLQPGVCYRMWSAQEHAALPEASRPEIAAADLAPLALELAAWGVREPAELAWLDAPPEAAYGQATGLLHQLGCLDEAADGTTGVITAHGREVSALSTHPRLGHMLLRAAALGLALIASRLAALLQERDPFRAHGGTDLRPRLDALREATHARSTHSLLRTADDTVIRRIVQESRQLLASLPTVVAAQDEPDGSAACGLLLAFAYPDRIAQGRGDGRFLLSGGRGARLRQVEWMSRSSYLVAAEVDDEGADGAIQLAAPVELQELTQHCSDLLLEQASVYWDSSASAVRARKVLRLGSLVLKETSYERPPAEEVAAALMQGVRERGLKLLSWNRQTLQLQARLIFMHFSAPEDWPDCTELALLDSLESWLLPFALGAKNVSDLQRLDSAALLLGRLDWEQRQQLDQEAPTHIRVPSGSRIPVDYSNPEAPALAVRLQELFGMRDTPRIGRGRVPIVLHLLSPAQRPVQVTSDLSSFWSEAYFEVKKDLKGRYPKHYWPDDPLEAVATNRAKPKR